A window of Mytilus edulis chromosome 10, xbMytEdul2.2, whole genome shotgun sequence contains these coding sequences:
- the LOC139491030 gene encoding putative neutral sphingomyelinase: MLLKVLTLNCWGVPVAVACKLRNERMNAIGDELSKGEYDIILCQEIWDKADYELLKTKISQSLKYSHYFYSGAIGSGLCLFSKLPILESFYHNFTLNGYAHKIHHGDWFGGKGLGMCRLMYNDIRINLYCTHLHAEYDMDDDEYAAHRVSQAFEMSQFIKLTSSPDNCDLVIVGGDFNVKPESLGFQIIQNNGQLLDSWITKKSTKSPGNGNTCDLPSNPFTGKKALKFDPEGKRIDYILYRCNKGTSVTVEECNVTMGTIPDRNYPYTDHEGVAAIFNVEKTESSNGTEAIRANTIEGNVNTCLTAIEKGLKKASSDCTFYTILAVMSVFLLYIISSLEVPYGLGLVRGFVLVILTLTFGYAIWSRLILNKMEKNGLINSQKDMENYLLLLQTEMKTS, encoded by the exons ATGTTGTTGAAGGTGTTAACTCTGAACTGTTG GGGAGTCCCAGTAGCAGTTGCCTGTAAACTGAGAAATGAAAGAATGAATGCCATTGGGGATGAGTTGTCTAAAGGAGAATATGATATCATTTTATGTCAGGAG ATATGGGACAAAGCAGATTATGAATTGTTGAAAACAAAGATATCTCAATCACTCAAATATTCTCATTATTTCTACAG tGGTGCAATTGGAAGTGGTTTATGTCTATTTTCCAAACTCCCAATCCTGGAATCATTTTACCATAATTTCACATTGAATGGCTATGCTCATAAGATACATCATGGTGATTGGTTTGGTGGGAAAGGTCTTGGTATGTGCAGACTAATGTATAACGATATCAGAATTAACCTGTATTGTACACAT CTGCATGCAGAATATGATATGGATGATGATGAGTATGCTGCCCACAGAGTGTCGCAGGCATTTGAGATGAGTCAATTCATCAAGTTAACATCTAGCCCAGATAACTGTGATCTCGTCATAGTAGGTGGAGACTTTAATGTCAAACCAGAATCTCTTGGATTTCAGATAATACAAAATAATGGACAGCTCTTGGATAGCTGGATCACAAAG aaatccACAAAAAGTCCTGGAAATGGAAACACATGTGATCTGCCATCTAACCCCTTTACTGGCAAGAAAGCGCTAAAATTTGACCCAGAAGGAAAAAGAATAGATTATATTTTGTATAGGTGCAATAAAG GTACTTCTGTTACAGTAGAAGAATGCAATGTTACTATGGGAACTATACCAGACAGGAATTATCCTTATACTGATCATGAAGGGGTAGCTGCAATATTTAATGTTGAAAAGACTGAAAGCT CTAACGGTACAGAAGCAATCAGAGCAAACACAATTGAGGGAAACGTTAACACATGTCTTACTGCAATAGAAAAAGGATTGAAGAAAGCATCTAGTGATTGTACTTTCTATACTATCCTGGCTGTCATGTCCGTCTTTTTGTTATACATCATATCATCCTTAGAAGTCCCGTACGGTCTAGGATTAGTTAGAGGTTTTGTACTTGTTATACTTACCTTGACTTTTGGGTATGCTATATGGAGCCGTCTGATTCTAAATAAAATGGAGAAAAATGGACTTATAAATTCACAGAAAGATATGGAAAATTATTTATTACTTCTACAGACAGAAATGAAAACATCTTAA